CGCCATTTCGCGCGCGGTGTCTCCGCTTCCCGGACGCTCCACCTTGATCACGTCCGCGCCCTGGTCGGCGAGCATCATCGTACAGGTCGGTCCCGCGACCTGCTGCTCTATACCAAGAACCTTTACTCCTTCAAGTATCCCTGCCATGTGATTGCCTCCTTATTCCTTTTCTCTATATATTTGAAGCTTTGTTAGCCATATCGGTGAGCGCCTGCTCCGCCATATCCTCGGCCTTCGCGAGCGCCACCTGCTCAAAGGTGAATTCGGTCACTTCGTCGAGCGGGGTGCCCGGTCCAAAAACGCCGCTGACGCCCTTTTCCATGAGACCGGGAATGTCCTGCTGCGGAATGATGCCGCCGAGGATAAAGACCGTGTTCTCCATTCCCTCTTTTTCCTTTACCTTGTCGACCACTTTCGGCATCAGCGTATTGTGAGCGCCGGAAAGGA
The window above is part of the Cloacibacillus evryensis DSM 19522 genome. Proteins encoded here:
- a CDS encoding cobalamin B12-binding domain-containing protein; translation: MVKVLIAKPGLDGHDRGAKVVARAFEEAGAEVIYTGLQATPDEIAEIAAKEKVDAVGVSLLSGAHNTLMPKVVDKVKEKEGMENTVFILGGIIPQQDIPGLMEKGVSGVFGPGTPLDEVTEFTFEQVALAKAEDMAEQALTDMANKASNI